From the Borrelia puertoricensis genome, one window contains:
- the eno gene encoding phosphopyruvate hydratase — MGFHIYEIKARQIIDSRGNPTVEADVILEDGSLGRAAVPSGASTGIHEAVELRDGNKSVYMGKGVLKAVENIINIISPELEGMSALNQVEIDKKMLELDGTPNKSKLGANAILAVSMATARAAAEHLGLKVYQYLGAYKANILPTPMCNIINGGAHSDNCVDFQEFMIMPIGAKTFSDAIRMSAEVFHTLKSILSKKGYATAVGDEGGFAPNLKSNEEACEVIIEAIQSAGYTPGTDIAIALDPATSELYDPKTKKYVLRWSTKEELTSNEMVEYWAKWVEKYPIISIEDGMAEEDWDGWKKLTDKIGNKVQLVGDDLFVTNTSFLKKGIEMQVANAILIKVNQIGTLTETFEAVEMAKKAGYTAIVSHRSGETEDTTIADLVVALGTGQIKTGSLSRTDRIAKYNQLLRIEEELGSIAEYHGRDVFYSIKKQ; from the coding sequence ATGGGCTTTCATATTTATGAAATAAAAGCTAGGCAAATAATTGATTCTAGAGGAAATCCAACTGTTGAAGCAGATGTCATACTTGAAGATGGTTCTCTAGGTAGAGCAGCTGTTCCATCAGGCGCATCAACGGGAATCCATGAAGCTGTTGAATTAAGAGATGGTAATAAATCTGTTTATATGGGTAAAGGGGTACTCAAAGCAGTTGAAAATATAATAAATATTATCTCTCCAGAACTTGAAGGAATGAGTGCTTTAAACCAAGTTGAAATTGACAAAAAAATGCTTGAACTTGACGGCACTCCTAATAAATCAAAACTCGGGGCTAATGCTATTCTTGCAGTTTCAATGGCTACAGCTAGAGCAGCTGCCGAACACCTTGGACTTAAAGTTTATCAATATCTTGGTGCCTACAAAGCCAATATTTTACCTACACCAATGTGTAATATTATAAATGGAGGTGCTCACTCAGATAACTGTGTCGATTTTCAAGAATTTATGATAATGCCAATTGGAGCAAAAACTTTCAGTGATGCAATAAGAATGTCTGCCGAGGTCTTCCATACACTCAAAAGTATTTTAAGTAAAAAAGGTTACGCAACAGCTGTTGGAGATGAGGGTGGATTTGCACCAAATCTAAAGTCAAACGAAGAAGCTTGTGAAGTTATTATAGAAGCCATACAAAGTGCAGGATATACACCTGGAACAGATATCGCAATCGCCCTTGATCCAGCAACATCTGAATTATATGATCCAAAAACAAAAAAATATGTACTTAGATGGTCAACAAAAGAAGAACTCACATCCAATGAAATGGTTGAATACTGGGCAAAATGGGTAGAAAAATATCCTATCATATCAATTGAAGATGGCATGGCTGAAGAAGATTGGGACGGCTGGAAAAAACTTACAGATAAGATTGGGAATAAAGTTCAACTTGTTGGTGATGATTTATTTGTAACAAACACATCATTCCTTAAAAAAGGAATTGAAATGCAAGTTGCAAATGCAATTCTCATTAAAGTAAATCAAATTGGAACACTGACTGAAACTTTTGAAGCTGTAGAAATGGCAAAAAAAGCAGGATATACTGCAATAGTTTCACATCGCTCAGGAGAAACAGAAGATACAACAATTGCCGATCTTGTTGTTGCACTTGGAACAGGACAAATCAAGACAGGATCTTTATCAAGAACAGACAGAATAGCTAAGTATAACCAGCTCTTAAGAATAGAAGAAGAACTAGGAAGTATTGCCGAATACCACGGAAGAGACGTTTTTTATTCCATTAAAAAACAATAA
- the rpsI gene encoding 30S ribosomal protein S9 produces MAKSDVKGINLGMGTGRRKSSVARVYIREGKGDIKINNKDFDSYIQLENLKTIALSPLVLTNTLGKYDLYINIYGGGISGQAGAIRHGIARALFDLDEEYKMILKSNGFLTRDSRKVERKKFGKKKARKSFQFSKR; encoded by the coding sequence ATGGCAAAGTCAGATGTTAAAGGCATTAATTTAGGAATGGGTACTGGAAGGAGAAAGTCTTCTGTTGCTAGGGTTTACATTAGGGAAGGTAAGGGTGATATTAAGATCAACAATAAGGATTTTGATTCTTATATTCAACTTGAAAATTTAAAGACAATTGCTCTATCTCCATTAGTTTTAACAAATACTCTTGGAAAATATGACCTTTACATTAATATTTATGGCGGGGGCATTTCAGGCCAAGCCGGTGCTATTAGACATGGTATTGCAAGAGCTCTTTTTGATCTTGATGAAGAGTATAAAATGATTCTTAAGTCAAATGGGTTTTTAACAAGAGATTCGCGAAAAGTTGAGCGTAAAAAATTCGGTAAGAAAAAGGCTAGAAAAAGCTTTCAGTTTTCAAAAAGATAA
- the rplM gene encoding 50S ribosomal protein L13 codes for MNRITNNKTIWVKPKFVEKKWCVIDASDKVLGRVATEAVTILRGKHKPYYTPHQDLGDNVIIINASKIRLTGKKYSQKIYYRHSRYPGGLRSDTFRTLSERKPTAPLEIAIKGMLPKGPLGRELFRNLKVFEGSNHTLNAQNFYKLEAN; via the coding sequence ATGAATAGGATAACGAATAATAAGACAATATGGGTTAAACCTAAGTTTGTAGAGAAAAAATGGTGTGTGATTGATGCGTCAGATAAAGTTCTTGGTAGGGTTGCTACAGAAGCTGTTACAATTTTGAGAGGTAAGCATAAGCCCTATTATACGCCCCACCAAGATTTAGGTGATAATGTTATAATTATTAATGCTTCAAAGATTAGGCTTACTGGTAAGAAATATTCTCAGAAAATTTATTATAGACATTCAAGATATCCTGGAGGTCTTCGTTCTGATACTTTTAGAACATTATCTGAGAGGAAGCCAACAGCTCCTCTTGAAATAGCTATTAAGGGTATGTTACCAAAGGGGCCTTTGGGACGTGAACTTTTTAGAAATCTTAAAGTTTTTGAGGGTTCTAATCATACGCTTAATGCTCAAAATTTTTATAAATTAGAAGCAAATTAA
- the gatB gene encoding Asp-tRNA(Asn)/Glu-tRNA(Gln) amidotransferase subunit GatB translates to MEYKLLVGLEVHVQLGLKTKAFCGCKNDFGGIPNSRTCPICLGLPGALPSINRELISSAILAGHATNSKINNIVKFDRKHYAYPDLPKGYQISQNDAPICENGFIFIETCSGLKKINIVRIHMEEDSGKSLHLLESENLSYIDFNRSGAPLLEIVSKPEINNGEEAVAYLSALREIFRYLNLSDCNMENGSFRCDVNVNLLVNENNVEYKTPISEIKNLNSFKSVKLAIDYEKSRQKEEWILYRKTFESVGKHTMGFDDKKGITVLQRSKETVADYRYIKDPDLPLIKLDDSYIESIKSNRMVELPFDTRVRLKEQYGLSDFDVMTLTADKNLVKYFEEAAIASSDPKRVANWILSEVLSVLNDREISILDFNLPPSYISELVEFIVSDRVSGKIAKEIFLEMLERNVSSAIIINEKNLAQISDSSIIESVVFEVLNENPKSIELYKKGKSHAIKFMMGQIMRKTSGRVNPVLANDILMNKLRDV, encoded by the coding sequence ATGGAATATAAGTTGCTTGTTGGTTTAGAAGTTCATGTACAATTAGGATTAAAGACCAAAGCTTTTTGTGGGTGTAAGAATGATTTTGGTGGAATTCCAAATTCTCGTACTTGTCCAATATGTCTTGGACTTCCTGGAGCATTGCCTAGTATAAATAGAGAACTTATTAGTAGTGCAATTTTAGCTGGGCATGCTACCAATTCTAAAATTAACAATATTGTTAAGTTTGATAGAAAGCATTATGCTTATCCCGATTTACCTAAGGGATATCAAATATCTCAAAATGATGCACCAATTTGTGAGAATGGATTTATCTTTATTGAAACTTGTTCAGGTTTAAAAAAAATCAATATTGTTAGGATACATATGGAAGAAGATTCTGGCAAGAGTTTGCATTTGCTTGAGAGTGAAAATCTAAGTTATATTGATTTTAATCGTTCAGGTGCACCATTACTAGAAATTGTCTCAAAACCAGAAATTAATAATGGAGAAGAAGCCGTAGCTTATTTGAGTGCTTTAAGAGAAATCTTTAGATATCTTAATTTATCTGATTGTAACATGGAAAACGGTTCATTTCGTTGTGATGTCAACGTTAATTTACTTGTCAATGAAAATAATGTTGAGTATAAAACCCCCATTTCTGAGATAAAGAATTTAAATTCTTTTAAATCAGTAAAATTGGCAATTGATTATGAAAAGTCAAGGCAAAAAGAAGAGTGGATTTTATATAGGAAAACTTTTGAGAGTGTAGGTAAACATACAATGGGTTTTGATGATAAAAAGGGTATTACAGTGCTTCAAAGAAGCAAAGAGACGGTAGCTGATTATCGTTATATAAAAGATCCCGATTTGCCTTTGATCAAGCTCGATGATTCTTATATTGAAAGTATAAAGTCTAATAGAATGGTGGAATTGCCTTTTGATACAAGAGTTAGATTAAAAGAGCAATATGGTCTTAGTGATTTTGATGTTATGACTTTAACGGCCGATAAAAACTTGGTTAAATATTTTGAAGAGGCAGCAATTGCCTCAAGCGATCCTAAAAGAGTGGCAAATTGGATATTGTCTGAGGTATTAAGTGTACTAAATGATAGGGAGATAAGTATACTTGATTTTAATTTACCACCATCATATATTAGTGAACTTGTTGAATTCATTGTTAGTGATAGGGTAAGTGGTAAGATAGCAAAAGAAATATTTTTAGAAATGCTTGAGCGAAATGTTTCTTCTGCTATCATTATTAATGAAAAAAATTTAGCACAGATAAGTGATAGTTCTATCATTGAGTCAGTTGTGTTTGAGGTTTTGAATGAAAATCCTAAATCAATTGAACTTTATAAAAAAGGTAAGAGTCATGCAATTAAGTTTATGATGGGTCAAATTATGCGTAAAACTTCTGGAAGGGTTAATCCCGTTCTTGCAAATGATATTTTAATGAATAAATTAAGGGATGTATAA
- the gatA gene encoding Asp-tRNA(Asn)/Glu-tRNA(Gln) amidotransferase subunit GatA, which yields MDFRGLSLIKIKELILTRRCKIYDIVLFYKELYEANKDINGYIEFFDDSLELAKKYDELLSRGEGQNLPLIGMPIAVKDNISIKNKALTCASELLQGYISPYDATVIKRLKDNGAIMLGRTNMDEFAMGSSCEFSYYGVTLNPLNKEYVVGGSSGGSGAVVAAGQAPFALGSDTGGSVRLPASFSSLIGFKPSYGGLSRYGLASYASSLDQIGFFANFIDDVALILKCTCGIDKMDSTSIDIIQDPYPLLGNSLSGTKLAVIKELSEDLMEPEVACEFFKFKSALLNRGVEIHEVSIESVNFVLSLYYSLSPVEAASNLARYTCLHYGKRLNDELNLNDFYYRHRSLFLREEVKRRVVLGNYLLSEGYDLQYYLKACKIIENVLVPKFNEIFNNYSYIITPTSFVKPFKIGENFDNPIKMYYSDLCTVIANLIGAPALSIPFSQDDRGLSIGMQIIGQFKRDFELLSFAKNVIEELGLNGI from the coding sequence TTGGACTTCAGGGGTTTAAGTTTAATAAAAATTAAAGAATTAATATTGACTCGTAGGTGTAAAATTTATGATATTGTGCTTTTTTATAAAGAACTTTATGAAGCAAATAAGGATATTAATGGATATATTGAATTTTTTGATGATTCATTAGAATTGGCAAAAAAATATGATGAACTTTTAAGTAGAGGTGAGGGACAAAATTTGCCCTTAATTGGTATGCCCATTGCTGTTAAGGATAATATTTCAATTAAAAATAAAGCCTTGACTTGTGCATCTGAACTTTTGCAAGGATATATTTCTCCTTATGATGCAACTGTTATTAAGAGATTAAAAGATAACGGTGCAATTATGCTTGGTAGAACTAATATGGATGAATTTGCAATGGGATCTTCTTGTGAGTTTTCTTATTATGGTGTTACCCTTAATCCTTTAAATAAAGAATATGTTGTGGGTGGTAGTTCTGGTGGTTCTGGAGCTGTTGTTGCTGCCGGTCAAGCTCCTTTTGCACTTGGTAGTGATACTGGAGGTTCTGTTAGACTTCCTGCGTCTTTTTCAAGTTTAATTGGTTTTAAGCCTTCTTATGGAGGTTTATCTCGTTATGGGCTTGCATCATATGCGTCATCTCTTGATCAAATAGGATTTTTTGCTAATTTTATTGATGATGTGGCTTTAATATTAAAATGTACTTGTGGAATTGATAAAATGGATTCTACTAGCATAGATATTATTCAAGATCCTTATCCATTATTAGGTAATTCTTTATCAGGTACTAAATTAGCTGTAATTAAAGAACTTAGTGAAGATTTGATGGAACCTGAGGTTGCATGTGAATTTTTTAAATTTAAATCTGCACTTTTAAACAGAGGCGTTGAAATTCATGAAGTTTCAATAGAGTCAGTGAACTTTGTACTTTCTCTTTACTATTCATTATCTCCAGTTGAAGCTGCGTCTAACCTTGCTCGTTATACTTGTCTTCATTATGGAAAAAGGTTAAATGATGAACTAAATCTTAATGATTTTTATTATAGACATAGGAGTTTATTTTTAAGAGAAGAGGTGAAAAGGCGTGTTGTACTTGGTAATTATTTATTATCAGAAGGTTATGATTTGCAATACTATTTAAAAGCTTGTAAAATTATTGAAAATGTATTGGTTCCAAAATTCAATGAAATTTTTAATAATTATTCATATATTATTACGCCTACAAGTTTTGTAAAACCTTTTAAAATTGGTGAAAATTTTGATAATCCTATAAAGATGTATTATTCTGATCTGTGTACTGTGATTGCCAATCTTATTGGGGCCCCTGCACTCTCTATTCCTTTTTCTCAAGATGATAGGGGATTATCTATTGGTATGCAAATAATTGGTCAATTTAAGAGAGATTTTGAGCTTTTAAGCTTTGCAAAAAATGTAATAGAGGAATTAGGATTAAATGGAATATAA
- the gatC gene encoding Asp-tRNA(Asn)/Glu-tRNA(Gln) amidotransferase subunit GatC, with protein MRDICLEDSLKLSLLRLSKNEEQEFAIKFEKIIGMLNKISEFEIKDGIQKEACNFSVLRDDEILPSLAIESIKNFSNVFVDGYFSSPKVFE; from the coding sequence ATTAGAGATATTTGTTTAGAAGATAGTTTAAAGTTAAGTTTACTAAGATTAAGTAAGAATGAAGAACAAGAATTTGCCATAAAATTTGAAAAAATTATTGGCATGTTAAATAAAATTTCTGAATTTGAGATAAAAGATGGCATTCAAAAAGAGGCATGTAACTTTTCTGTTTTGAGAGACGATGAGATTTTACCTTCTTTGGCGATTGAATCTATTAAAAATTTTAGCAATGTGTTTGTGGATGGTTACTTTTCATCGCCTAAAGTGTTTGAATAG
- a CDS encoding ATP-dependent helicase, whose protein sequence is MNKIEKFFFSLNSYQKQIVLDDNKNPILVLAGPGSGKTRVITAKIAHLIKEMQLKPEEILALTFTNKAANEMNLRLNYLFDFNKALHIQTFHSFGAWLLRLYFKEFDKNYDSNFTIWDTNDVVKFVKQIGLASTIELSKHVASFILKCKENYFLDNYCDLDEKSYKDIKFYEQEKSKSNAFDFVDLILKAVLMLRDCEDVKMRVQKKFKAIFVDEYQDTNYTQFLFLKKLYCKNMHFMVVGDEDQSIYSFRGARIENILEFEKVFDNVSKYYLVQNYRSSLSIVNVANDVISKNRNRYEKVISTENKIGKKIRFFVFRNPAEEAEYFSNFLIENELETAVLYRFNYQSLQFEKSFLKHNIPHKILGSIRFYEREEIKDVISLLRLFVNRKDKISFLRVINKPARGIGKITTNKIIAMLNDRNVNFDLILASRKFAESLKGKAKDSLIAFLNLYDKLAESIQKGVYVNLSEFIKNVVIRSGFWDYYQKFDEDEKSRNIDELISSGVEYSGSFEGLVIFLENSSLSPLIHGDSKSSVLLSSIHGVKGLEFDRVIISGLEKGLLPSEIEELTGERLEEERRLFYVAITRAKFELIVTINLQRFFGGMLRNTAISVFFQDIRKDNYDIVFVPEYLKDNFKYFFSKSGNKSFNIGDYITYNGENGIVVDKWYQNGEPFIKINLRNGRKAILSSSYIKGLAKI, encoded by the coding sequence ATGAACAAAATAGAAAAATTCTTCTTTAGTTTAAATTCTTATCAGAAACAAATTGTTTTAGATGATAATAAAAATCCCATTCTTGTTTTGGCAGGTCCAGGCAGTGGTAAAACAAGGGTTATAACAGCTAAAATAGCACACTTAATAAAGGAAATGCAATTAAAACCAGAAGAAATTCTTGCTTTGACATTTACAAATAAAGCCGCAAATGAGATGAATTTAAGACTAAATTATCTTTTTGATTTTAATAAGGCTTTACATATCCAGACTTTTCATTCTTTTGGTGCTTGGCTTTTGAGACTTTATTTTAAAGAATTTGATAAGAATTATGATTCAAATTTTACAATTTGGGATACTAATGATGTTGTTAAATTTGTTAAGCAAATTGGGCTTGCTTCAACCATTGAGCTTTCAAAGCATGTTGCGTCTTTTATACTTAAATGTAAGGAAAATTACTTTTTAGATAATTATTGTGATCTTGATGAGAAAAGTTACAAGGATATTAAATTTTATGAGCAAGAAAAATCTAAAAGTAATGCTTTTGATTTTGTTGATCTTATTCTTAAAGCCGTTTTGATGTTAAGAGATTGTGAAGATGTAAAGATGAGGGTTCAGAAAAAGTTTAAGGCTATTTTTGTAGATGAGTATCAAGATACCAATTATACACAGTTTTTGTTTTTAAAAAAGCTTTATTGTAAAAATATGCATTTTATGGTAGTAGGAGATGAAGATCAGTCTATTTATTCTTTTAGAGGTGCTAGAATTGAAAATATTCTTGAATTTGAAAAAGTATTTGACAATGTGTCTAAATATTATTTGGTACAAAATTATCGTTCTAGTTTAAGCATTGTTAATGTTGCAAATGATGTTATTTCAAAGAATAGAAATCGATATGAAAAAGTAATAAGTACAGAAAACAAAATAGGCAAGAAGATAAGATTTTTTGTTTTTCGAAATCCTGCAGAGGAGGCTGAATATTTTTCTAATTTCCTTATTGAAAATGAACTTGAGACAGCTGTTCTTTATAGATTTAATTACCAATCTTTGCAGTTTGAGAAATCTTTTTTAAAACATAATATTCCACATAAAATATTAGGTTCAATTAGATTTTATGAAAGAGAGGAGATTAAAGATGTAATTTCTTTGTTAAGACTTTTTGTAAATAGAAAAGATAAAATTTCTTTCTTAAGAGTAATAAATAAGCCTGCTAGGGGGATTGGAAAAATTACTACGAATAAAATAATTGCAATGCTTAATGATCGTAATGTTAATTTTGATTTAATTCTTGCAAGTAGAAAATTTGCTGAGAGTCTTAAGGGCAAAGCAAAAGATTCTCTTATTGCTTTTTTAAATCTGTATGATAAACTAGCAGAAAGTATACAAAAAGGTGTTTATGTAAATTTATCTGAATTTATTAAAAATGTTGTAATTAGATCTGGATTTTGGGATTATTATCAAAAATTTGATGAGGATGAAAAGTCTAGAAATATTGATGAACTTATCAGTAGTGGAGTTGAATATTCAGGCAGTTTTGAGGGACTTGTAATATTTTTGGAAAATTCATCTCTTTCACCTTTAATACATGGGGATTCTAAGTCTAGTGTACTGCTCTCTTCAATTCATGGAGTTAAAGGACTTGAATTTGATAGAGTAATAATATCTGGTCTTGAAAAGGGTTTATTGCCTTCTGAAATTGAAGAATTGACTGGAGAGAGACTGGAAGAAGAGAGAAGACTTTTTTATGTTGCTATTACTAGAGCCAAATTTGAGCTTATTGTTACAATTAATTTACAAAGATTTTTTGGAGGCATGCTTAGAAATACAGCTATATCAGTCTTTTTCCAAGATATTAGAAAAGATAATTATGATATTGTTTTTGTTCCAGAATATTTAAAAGATAATTTTAAATATTTTTTTTCAAAAAGTGGTAATAAAAGCTTTAATATTGGAGATTATATAACTTATAATGGTGAGAATGGAATAGTTGTTGATAAGTGGTATCAAAATGGTGAGCCATTTATTAAAATTAATCTAAGAAATGGGAGAAAAGCTATTTTGAGTTCAAGTTATATTAAAGGACTTGCTAAAATTTAG
- a CDS encoding helix-turn-helix domain-containing protein, which produces MERNNFIRFGDFIKKARIDKGLTLEMISDDIRISVKYLKALEDSNIELFPNEVLALGFLRTYSEYLGIDVWYVSSLFKEYKRRLNSSYIGIKTENQNGSLNFVNEGRLGNQYLDLSKIAFPKIIQISVGLVSIILLILLILNFSGIKQFIGKFFQANHAAKRTPGVHEVLFDKESFWNVTLGDGDFLSLVYGNAIANYRVSFMNDDLVVTNDLKNGRYVFKLGKFREINLSDNVKVKIVYDNYSQGQVRKAHVSLESFMLNIEYVLETSLSSRFNVLNWGFKVNGPKSRAISEYPTVYSSQDISNIDLMINFLNDTFLRYADESNIYGKSLLVSKGIPLNLNFKKSLILFLSRLSDVNIILQGKDITSILKGYGREIMAIQFFWLKTPGGFDLKVSEVY; this is translated from the coding sequence ATGGAAAGAAATAATTTCATTAGATTTGGAGATTTTATAAAAAAGGCTCGGATTGATAAGGGTTTAACCCTTGAGATGATATCTGATGATATTAGAATTTCTGTTAAATATCTTAAGGCGCTTGAAGATTCTAATATTGAATTGTTTCCTAATGAAGTTTTAGCTTTAGGATTTTTAAGGACTTATAGTGAGTACTTAGGAATTGATGTTTGGTATGTCTCGTCCCTTTTTAAAGAATACAAAAGAAGACTTAATAGTAGCTATATTGGAATTAAAACTGAGAATCAAAATGGTAGTTTAAATTTTGTAAACGAAGGTAGGCTTGGGAATCAGTATTTAGATCTGTCTAAGATAGCTTTTCCTAAAATTATTCAAATATCGGTAGGATTAGTTAGTATTATATTGTTAATACTTTTAATTTTAAATTTTAGTGGGATTAAGCAATTTATAGGGAAATTTTTTCAAGCAAATCATGCTGCAAAGCGAACCCCAGGAGTTCATGAAGTTCTTTTTGATAAAGAAAGTTTTTGGAATGTTACGCTTGGAGATGGTGATTTTTTATCTTTAGTTTATGGCAATGCTATTGCAAATTATAGAGTTTCTTTTATGAATGATGATTTGGTTGTTACAAATGATTTGAAAAATGGGCGATATGTTTTTAAATTAGGCAAATTTCGGGAAATAAATTTAAGTGATAATGTTAAAGTTAAGATTGTGTATGATAATTATTCTCAAGGTCAGGTACGAAAGGCTCATGTAAGCTTAGAATCTTTTATGCTTAATATTGAATATGTGCTTGAAACTAGTCTTTCTAGTAGATTTAATGTTTTAAATTGGGGATTTAAAGTTAATGGACCTAAGAGTAGAGCGATTAGTGAGTATCCTACTGTATATTCTTCTCAAGATATTTCCAATATTGATTTAATGATTAATTTTTTAAACGATACGTTTTTAAGATATGCTGATGAGAGTAATATTTATGGTAAATCTTTGCTTGTATCTAAGGGGATTCCTCTTAATTTAAATTTCAAAAAATCTTTAATCTTATTTTTGTCAAGACTTTCTGATGTTAATATTATTCTTCAAGGTAAGGATATTACTTCTATTTTAAAGGGTTATGGAAGAGAAATAATGGCAATTCAATTTTTTTGGTTAAAAACCCCTGGAGGTTTTGATCTTAAGGTTTCTGAAGTTTATTAA
- a CDS encoding LolA family protein — protein sequence MKRIILILFPCLIFAQVSANQYFENIYSNYQNIEDMQAKISLNIKGLKQAGTLLYKSPDKFIVNLESNNQVFVSDGDILTVYVPTLGTSFRQQLTMGKVGSGFMNILSTEYSVSYTNSPNLEPLDESGGGGGTENFIKLTFSRRLYKGAATIDSFMIAFTRNGVIRRVIAYPTGGGREIIIDLLSVKFNVGIPDSRFKYDLPKTSNKVDNFLYDVKKT from the coding sequence ATGAAGAGAATAATATTAATTTTGTTTCCTTGTTTAATTTTTGCTCAAGTATCTGCCAATCAATATTTTGAGAATATTTATTCAAATTATCAAAATATAGAAGATATGCAGGCTAAGATTAGTCTTAACATAAAAGGGTTAAAGCAAGCAGGAACTCTGTTATATAAATCTCCCGATAAATTTATTGTTAATTTGGAGTCAAATAATCAGGTTTTTGTAAGTGATGGTGACATTTTAACTGTTTATGTACCAACTCTTGGTACTTCTTTTAGACAACAGTTGACTATGGGAAAAGTGGGAAGTGGTTTTATGAATATTTTAAGTACTGAGTATAGTGTGTCTTATACTAATTCTCCAAATTTAGAACCACTGGACGAATCTGGAGGAGGGGGGGGGACAGAGAATTTTATAAAATTGACTTTTTCAAGGCGACTTTATAAGGGTGCTGCTACGATTGATTCCTTTATGATTGCTTTTACACGAAATGGTGTAATTAGGAGGGTTATTGCTTATCCTACAGGTGGTGGTCGAGAAATAATTATTGATCTTTTATCTGTAAAATTTAATGTTGGAATCCCTGATAGTAGATTTAAGTATGATCTGCCAAAAACTTCAAATAAAGTAGATAATTTTTTATATGATGTTAAAAAAACTTGA
- a CDS encoding NFACT RNA binding domain-containing protein, whose protein sequence is MSLNYSEINILLKEMPLKNSFLRKIKQPNHKTLIMELYNKETDEKNFNILISLNPKKTRIHKTNKKFENIKPPLRFFEFLKSKVQNGKIFEAYQIKNERIILIKVFKDKIIIFIFIKLWSSSPNIIATDANFKILDAYYRRPRSKEITGEIFTKAKEIIENNNTTDKKEVTLKDGYNNEISYSEFIENYYDNLEIKETQVHNIELLKQKYEKEKINLEKKISSLEKQINSIEKIEDQRKKGEMILSNINKIKKGMDKIILNNNNGEQIKIMLDKALLPKDNALKYFKEYKKNKNSLKIIQEQLKYAKTQYNTLISKTDYIDKTDCIIPENERTKKQKITKKPSIGLHFLSYGFEVVIGRNAKENDELLRNWAKGNDYWLHTRDYPGAYVFIRGKKDKTPPLEVLIDAGNLCVFYTKPARQSGKADLYYTNVKYLRRIKGEKKGLVIPNREKNLNIKLDTKILNKLKNKN, encoded by the coding sequence ATGTCATTAAACTACAGTGAAATAAATATCTTACTTAAAGAAATGCCATTAAAAAATTCATTTTTAAGAAAAATTAAACAGCCTAACCATAAAACTTTGATTATGGAACTTTATAATAAAGAAACAGATGAAAAAAACTTTAATATATTAATCTCATTAAATCCAAAAAAAACAAGAATTCACAAAACAAACAAGAAATTTGAAAATATCAAACCCCCTTTAAGATTTTTTGAATTTTTAAAATCAAAAGTTCAAAATGGTAAAATATTTGAAGCATATCAAATAAAAAATGAAAGAATAATTTTAATTAAAGTGTTTAAAGATAAAATAATAATTTTTATCTTCATAAAATTATGGTCATCATCTCCTAATATAATTGCAACAGACGCAAATTTTAAAATCCTTGATGCATATTATAGAAGACCAAGGTCAAAAGAAATTACAGGTGAAATATTCACAAAAGCCAAAGAAATTATTGAAAATAATAATACAACTGACAAAAAAGAAGTCACACTCAAAGATGGATACAACAATGAAATATCTTACTCCGAATTTATTGAAAATTACTATGATAATTTAGAAATAAAAGAGACTCAGGTGCACAACATAGAACTACTTAAGCAAAAATACGAAAAAGAAAAAATAAATTTAGAAAAAAAAATAAGCTCTCTAGAGAAACAAATAAATTCAATTGAAAAAATCGAGGATCAAAGAAAAAAAGGTGAAATGATCCTATCAAACATTAACAAAATAAAAAAAGGAATGGATAAAATCATTTTAAACAATAACAATGGTGAACAAATTAAAATAATGCTGGACAAAGCATTACTCCCTAAAGATAATGCTTTAAAATATTTTAAAGAATACAAAAAAAACAAAAATTCTTTAAAGATTATACAAGAACAATTAAAATACGCAAAAACACAATACAATACATTAATATCAAAGACAGATTACATCGACAAAACAGACTGTATCATACCGGAAAATGAAAGAACCAAAAAACAAAAAATTACAAAAAAACCATCTATTGGCCTTCATTTCCTATCTTATGGATTTGAAGTTGTTATAGGCAGAAATGCAAAAGAAAACGATGAACTCTTAAGAAATTGGGCAAAGGGAAATGATTACTGGCTACACACAAGAGATTATCCTGGTGCTTATGTTTTTATTAGGGGTAAAAAAGACAAAACACCTCCTCTTGAAGTCTTGATAGATGCTGGGAACTTATGTGTGTTTTATACAAAACCTGCAAGACAATCAGGCAAAGCTGATCTTTACTATACCAATGTTAAATATTTAAGAAGAATTAAAGGAGAAAAAAAAGGACTTGTAATACCCAATAGGGAAAAAAATTTAAATATCAAACTAGACACCAAAATATTAAACAAACTAAAAAACAAAAATTAA